In Zingiber officinale cultivar Zhangliang chromosome 1A, Zo_v1.1, whole genome shotgun sequence, a genomic segment contains:
- the LOC122029618 gene encoding transcription factor bHLH143-like → MGQDNNPRINLQCPIWQFSYIISARDNRQFAIRRQNLNPVFFSTCVSPNACVLPVTFATPFPDFYARNFFHKASPLIPPLAPFHVTSKFDGSEKRYLVFDQLRDGRNFAFSSSSVPIPCMDSVNPGFDVQGSTEPNTSDWHGSEEIHENTEELDALLYSDSDDNHVVDEASTGSSPIEEVEKTVSAVASSVLSVKRKRADDEFDASVTDTASSQVLHFPNISSDNRNKEDDNSASICFELVDDQIEETRQLKRTKIQETVGLLRKIIPGGNAMDAITVLDKAINYLKSLKLNVKSFETFP, encoded by the coding sequence ATGGGGCAAGATAATAATCCTCGTATCAATTTGCAGTGCCCAATTTGGCAATTTAGTTACATAATCTCTGCTAGAGATAACAGACAATTTGCTATCAGGCGTCAAAACTTGAATCCAGTGTTTTTCTCTACTTGCGTTAGTCCAAATGCTTGTGTCTTGCCAGTGACTTTTGCAACACCTTTCCCTGATTTCTACGCACGCAATTTCTTTCACAAAGCTTCACCTTTGATTCCTCCTCTGGCCCCATTTCATGTCACTTCCAAATTTGATGGCTCAGAGAAGAGATACTTGGTTTTTGATCAGCTAAGGGATGGAAGGAACTTTGCCTTTAGCTCATCAAGTGTCCCCATTCCATGCATGGATTCTGTGAACCCAGGTTTCGATGTGCAGGGCAGCACTGAACCTAATACTTCTGATTGGCATGGATCTGAAGAGATACATGAAAATACTGAGGAACTTGATGCACTGTTATACTCAGATTCCGATGACAATCATGTTGTAGATGAAGCCAGCACTGGAAGTTCTCCAATTGAAGAAGTGGAGAAGACTGTTTCTGCGGTGGCTAGCTCTGTACTTTCAGTAAAGCGGAAAAGAGCTGATGATGAATTTGATGCATCAGTTACAGATACTGCAAGTTCGCAAGTTCTTCACTTTCCTAATATCTCTTCAGATAACAGGAATAAAGAGGATGACAACTCTGCATCCATCTGCTTTGAGTTAGTAGATGATCAAATTGAAGAGACCAGGCAACTCAAGAGAACGAAAATTCAGGAAACAGTTGGCCTATTGAGAAAGATCATCCCTGGTGGTAATGCGATGGACGCCATAACTGTCCTTGACAAGGCCATCAACTATCTCAAGTCCCTTAAGTTAAACGTCAAATCTTTTGAAACTTTTCCATAG
- the LOC122029599 gene encoding uncharacterized protein LOC122029599, whose amino-acid sequence MARFNCFSSLLIPKKKKSDKSINPHNARRFNIMRDLHAKAKSVHPSLDKGTKEASFEQKNPSTTIVVESESKDGALIKNPEVVEVAYEGSEEHDDVQSIKRDFSVIDFQALAGEKGELESRDFNLECRVNMREYNSEKNERITPEMLIESGHVSDPGMEKTMAFWVSPLLKRSCSMIERKRTGKLFTSPSKSLSYEDLHNLPGHGIGESHDILGSPLSVLTSCSADKVILKKVSSSQVLPSRSRKLWWKLFIWSHRNLQRSWTLKPEREVLPGVASNQKDGYWSNTLQSSPIVDIKKKKPMEESEIAAGLWPQNQWIAFCAESSSLDKVNAWVHSLEEGPFFPIENDEISSGANCEIASAKVRKHSQKNHTHITKHALEEIVQANNIIGSLNSLHSMAHISGMGLKVIPGISAFTSLRVVNLSNNFIVRVTPGSLPKSLHTLDLSRNKISTIEGFRELMKLRVLNLNYNRILRIGHGLSNCILIKELYLVGNKISEVEGLHRLLKLTVLDLSFNKITTAKAFGQLVANYNSLLALNLLGNPIHTHIGDDQLQKVVCSLLPHLAYLNKRPPKSHRSREVVTDNVTKAALRSTDWNSRKRSTRCAVLSSSSVTKGVTNGSEQKNRHRSKSRRQHSSSTQK is encoded by the exons ATGGCGAGGTTCAATTGCTTCTCTAGTCTTCTCAtcccaaagaagaagaaatctgat AAATCCATTAATCCACACAATGCCAGAAGGTTTAACATTATGAGAGATTTGCATGCTAAAGCAAAATCAGTTCATCCTTCTCTTGATAAGGGAACAAAAGAGGCATCTTTTGAGCAGAAAAACCCTTCAACGACGATTGTGGTAGAGAGTGAAAGCAAGGATGGTGCTTTGATTAAGAATCCAGAAGTGGTTGAGGTGGCTTATGAAGGAAGCGAAGAGCATGATGACGTTCAATCAATAAAGAGAGACTTCTCTGTTATTGATTTCCAGGCACTAGCTGGAGAGAAAGGTGAACTTGAATCACGCGATTTTAATCTAGAATGCCGTGTCAACATGAGGGAGTATAATTCCGAGAAAAATGAGAGGATCACTCCTGAGATGCTGATTGAAAGTGGACACGTGAGTGATCCTGGAATGGAAAAGACAATGGCTTTTTGGGTTTCTCCTTTGCTGAAGCGATCATGCTCCATGATCGAAAGAAAGAGAACCGGTAAGTTGTTTACATCACCTTCCAAGTCTCTTTCCTACGAAGATCTGCACAATTTGCCTGGACACGGCATTGGAGAATCACATGACATTTTAGGCAGCCCTTTGTCAGTACTAACCTCTTGTAGTGCCGACAAGGTAATACTAAAGAAGGTATCTTCAAGTCAGGTGCTTCCCTCAAGAAGCAGGAAGCTCTGGTGGAAGCTTTTCATTTGGAGTCATAGGAATCTCCAAAGGTCTTGGACCTTAAAACCAGAGAGGGAAGTCCTTCCAGGGGTTGCCTCAAACCAGAAAGATGGTTACTGGTCCAATACACTTCAGTCAAGTCCTATTGTTGACATAAAGAAGAAGAAACCAATGGAAGAGTCAGAAATTGCTGCTGGTTTATGGCCTCAGAATCAATGGATTGCTTTTTGTGCAGAATCCTCTTCTTTAGACAAAGTTAATGCTTGGGTCCATAGTCTTGAGGAAGGCCCCTTTTTCCCAATTGAAAATGATGAAATATCATCTGGCGCTAATTGTGAGATAGCTTCGGCTAAGGTGAGGAAGCATTCACAAAAGAACCACACTCATATTACCAAGCATGCTTTGGAGGAAATTGTGCAGGCCAACAACATCATTGGATCTCTCAATTCCTTGCATTCAATGGCCCATATTTCTGGTATGGGCTTAAAAGTTATACCTGGAATTTCAGCTTTCACTAGCCTTCGAGTAGTCAATTTATCAAACAATTTCATAG TTCGAGTTACACCTGGATCGTTACCTAAGAGCCTTCATACACTTGATTTATCAAGGAACAAGATTTCCACAATTGAAGGTTTCAGAGAGTTGATGAAGCTAAGGGTACTAAATCTTAATTACAATAGAATCCTGCGGATTGGTCATG GACTGTCAAACTGCATTCTCATAAAAGAGCTATACCTTGTTGGCAACAAGATCAGTGAAGTAGAAGGACTCCACAGGCTTTTGAAGCTTACTGTTCTTGATCTGAGCTTCAACAAGATCACCACAGCAAAAGCCTTTGGCCAGCTTGTTGCTAACTATAATTCCCTCTTAGCCCTCAACCTGCTCGGGAATCCGATTCATACCCATATCGGGGATGACCAGCTCCAAAAGGTGGTCTGCAGCCTCCTTCCCCATCTTGCCTACCTCAACAAGCGGCCGCCTAAGTCCCACAGGTCAAGGGAGGTGGTAACTGATAACGTCACCAAGGCTGCACTTAGGAGCACTGACTGGAATTCTCGGAAACGATCAACAAGGTGTGCAGTGCTCAGTTCAAGCTCTGTGACTAAGGGGGTCACTAATGGGAGTGAGCAAAAGAACAGACACAGATCAAAGAGCAGGCGGCAGCACTCATCTTCGACCCAAAAATAG